A DNA window from Vigna angularis cultivar LongXiaoDou No.4 chromosome 1, ASM1680809v1, whole genome shotgun sequence contains the following coding sequences:
- the LOC108327014 gene encoding uncharacterized protein LOC108327014, which translates to MVTTRNMEEQSTRDLIRELQAQIEARAQIIQAQAHTQQEMRRKHEGEMRALRAKRGPPKRSASNRENANEASHNHVSPNGRAKREPTPLQVARPTSLLPFTITIMQTPMPERTPPVLDKYDGSADPDNHLRTFSNSMAFYTDSDPIMCRAFSLSLKEEALEWYHTLPPNSVDCFATVEDLFRRQYASNRKQEVTPVDLINTKQEKGETLKAFMKRYTETARRVREVDQSFIINNLPSCMRPGYFAEKLYARPPKTMEELQDRAAEFIRMEEMRLSQKKRQQEGDTGGSGKDGKRPFGNNDKNREFPRPFNFHHYTTLNAPRAKVLEEAFRAELITPLRKSSPRNADERRSCRYHQNHGHNTEDCITLKNEIESLIRAGHLRRYIKEARHDPPKEGYSRRNPDRSSRKDERRHGYSRNPSRSREPSLRGVIN; encoded by the coding sequence ATGGTAACCACAAGAAATATGGAGGAACAGAGTACCAGAGATTTAATAAGAGAGTTGCAGGCCCAGATTGAAGCACGGGCGCAGATTATACAAGCGCAGGCACACACTCAGCAAGAGATGCGGCGGAAGCATGAGGGGGAGATGAGGGCGCTAAGGGCCAAACGGGGACCTCCCAAGCGGTCCGCCTCGAATCGGGAAAACGCCAATGAGGCAAGCCACAATCATGTCAGTCCGAACGGTCGGGCTAAAAGGGAACCGACACCCTTGCAGGTCGCCCGACCAACTAGTCTATTGCCTTTCACGATAACAATCATGCAGACGCCAATGCCTGAAAGGACTCCCCCCGTATTAGATAAGTATGATGGTTCGGCTGATCCGGACAACCATTTAAGAACGTTCAGTAATTCAATGGCGTTCTATACAGACAGCGACCCTATCATGTGTAGAGCATTCTCATTATCACTAAAGGAAGAGGCCTTGGAATGGTACCATACTCTTCCTCCCAACTCAGTGGATTGCTTCGCTACTGTGGAAGACCTCTTTAGGAGACAATATGCGTCCAATCGAAAACAGGAGGTAACACCAGTGGATTTAATAAACACTAAGCAGGAGAAaggagaaactttgaaggcctTTATGAAGAGATATACTGAAACCGCGCGACGAGTTAGAGAGGTAGatcaatcttttattattaataatctaCCTTCGTGTATGAGACCAGGATATTTTGCGGAGAAATTGTATGCACGGCCGCCAAAAACGATGGAGGAACTCCAAGACCGAGCAGCTGAATTCATCCGAATGGAGGAAATGCGTTTGTCGCAGAAGAAGCGACAACAAGAAGGAGATACAGGCGGAAGTGGAAAAGACGGTAAACGACCGTTCGGCAATAACGATAAGAATAGAGAGTTTCCCAGGCCATTCAATTTTCACCATTATACGACACTCAATGCACCCAGAGCAAAGGTTCTTGAAGAAGCCTTTAGAGCGGAACTTATCACACCTTTAAGGAAGTCATCTCCAAGAAATGCAGACGAAAGAAGAAGTTGCCGATATCACCAAAATCATGGACATAATACAGAAGACTGCATCacgttaaaaaatgaaatagagaGCCTTATCCGGGCAGGACATCTACGAAGGTATATAAAGGAAGCAAGACACGACCCCCCTAAGGAGGGATATTCGAGAAGGAACCCCGACCGGTCGAGCAGGAAAGACGAACGACGGCATGGCTATAGTCGCAATCCCAGTCGTAGTCGGGAACCGTCGCTTCGTGGAGTGATTAACTAA